The stretch of DNA GGTGTACTGGCGTCAGCGCGCGCTCGACAAGGCGCAGGCCCAGTTCCAGGAGGCCATGAAGGACCCGCGCGACTACGAGGCCGCCTGCTCCGAGGGCCGGCTGCTGCTGGCCCGCGGGCTGCCCGACATGGCCCTCAAGCCCCTCACGCAGGCGGTGGAGCGCAACGGCTTCCATGGGGAGGCCCGGGATGCGCTGGGCCGGGTGCTGCTCGCGCTGGGCCGCACGGACGAGGGCCTCAAGCAGTTCGAGCGCTGGCGCAACGACAACCCCGACAGCGCCAAGGCGCAGAAGGGCTTTGCCCTGGCGATGCTCCACTTGGGCAAGTCAGCGGAGGCGGTGGAGTCCTCGAGCCGCGCGGTGAAGCTCGACGCCAATGACGCCGAGGCGCACCGCCTGCGCGCCGTCAGCCTCTTCGCCACCGGCGATGGCAAGGGCGCCTTCACGGCCCTGTCCCGCGCCAACAGCCTGGACCCGAGAGACCCCGAGACCTTCTGCGAGATTGGCCAGGCGTTCCTGCGCCAGGGCGACGCGGAGAACGCGGTGGCGGCCTTCGCGGCGGCGCGGCGCGAGGGGCCGGAGGTGCCCTGTGGCCAGGCCGGTGAGCACTACGTCCACCCCTCCGAGGGCGGGCGCGCGGCGGCCAAGGCGCTGCAGGGCATTGCCGACCGGGCCGCCTCCGTCTGGGACAAGTCCTTCGCGCAGACGGCGCTGGCCCGGGTGCTGCTGAGCGCTGGGGACGTGAAGGGGGCCCAGGCCGCCGCGGCAGAGGCCGTGCGGCTGGCGCCGTTCAACGGCCGGGCCCAGCTCGCCCTGGGGCTCGTGGCCCAGCGCCAGCGGCAGGAGGAGCCCGCCCGGGCGGCGCTCACCAAGGCCGTGGCGCTGGATCCGGCCAATGGCATGGCGCACCTGGCGCTGGCGGACCTGCTCGTGCGCAAGTCCGAGGATCTGCCGCAGGCCATCAAGGAGTATGAGGCCTTCCTCAAGCTGGCCGGTGGAGCCGAAGAGGCGAAGCGGGTGAAGAAGGCCCTGCCTCCCCTCAAGAAACGAGTGAAGTAGCGTGGACAGCCCTCCTCAAAGACAGGCCCCCTATCCACTGCTGCGCATCATGGGGAGCAATGCCTTTCTGCTCTCCATCATCTATCTGCTGACGGGCATCGGCGTGGAGCTGGCGCGGCGCTTCTACCCCACGCGCCTCGTGCAGCAGCTCTCCCTGTCCCTGGACTCGCTGCCCGCCCGGGCGCTGGAACTCGTGGGCGCCCTGGAGCCCCTGCGCTCCGCCTACCTGGATGGCCGCATCTCGGATGCACAGGTGCGCCTCGTCTTCGGCGTCACCACCATCGCCGTCATCTTCCTCCTGGCCTTCGTGGTGGGCCTGCTCGTGGGAGGCCTGCGCAGCTACGTCGAGCGCCGGGCCCTCCGGAAGACCCGCCAGCGCGGGCCGGGGTAACACGGCCTACTCCCGGCGCCGGCGCACCCGGGGAGGCACCGCCGCGGCCACGGGCTCATGGCCGGCCGCGCGCGCCATCAGGCAGATCTCCACCACCTTCGGGCCGAAGCGCTCCCAGCGGCTCTCGCCCGTGCCCTTCACCGCGAGGAAGGAGTCGCGGTCGGTGGGCAGGGCCGCCGCCAGGCCCAGCAGCGTCGCGTCGTTGAAGATGATGAAGGGCGGCACCTCCAGGTCCTTGGCCAGCGCCTTGCGCCAGCGCCGCAGCTCCGTGGCGGCCAGCTCGCTGTAGTTCGCGGCCCCCCCCGCGGGGGCCTCCGGCCGGGACAGCGGGGCGGTCCGGGACATGCGGGCGCCCGTGCACACGTCGCAGTTGCCGCAGCTCGTCTCCAGGTCCGTCTGCCCGAAGTAGCCCAGGATGAAGGCGCGCCGGCACCGCTTCGTGTACGCGTAGTCCGTCATCCGCTTGAGGAGCAGCAGGGACAGGCGCTCCTGCTCCCGCATCCGGCTCAGGTCCACCCCCAGCTCCAGGAAGGGCACCTGCTCCAGGGCGCGGATGGTGCGCCCGGAGAAGGGGCGGCGCACCTTCACCGCGCCGGCCTTCTCCAGCAGCCCCAGGGCGTGCCGCACCTGCTCCAGGGACAGGCCGGTGCGCCGCGAGAGCACCATCAGCTCCGTCGTCACCGAGCGCCCGGCGGGGAAGGAGGCCAGGAGCGACTGGAGCAGTTGCTGGGACTCCGCCGCGTGGGGTTGGGCGGTGGCGGCCTTGTCCGTGAGCGTCAGCCCGTACTCGCCCTCGCCCCGGCTGCCGCGCTCCACCTTGCCCGCGCGCTCGAAGATGCGCAGCGCCGCGGAGACCTCGAACTCGCTGGTGCCCACCATGCCCGCGAGCACCCCCACGCCCTTGTCGAACTCGGGCACGTTGCGCAGCACGTTCCAGATGTCCGCCAGCACCACGTCCGAGGGGTGATTGCCCTCGATGAGCCGCTCCTGGGTGTAGACGTCCGCGTGGTTGAACATCAGCACGGCCGTGGCGGGCTGCCCATCCCGGCCCGCGCGGCCGATCTCCTGGTAGTACGCCTCCACCGCCCGGGGGATGTTCGCGTGGGCCACGAAGCGGATGTCCGGCTTGTCGATGCCCATGCCGAAGGCATTGGTGGCCACCGCCACCCCCTCCTGGGCCGACATGAAGTCCTCCTGCGCGCGCTGCCGGGCCTCGTCCTCCATGCCCGCGTGGTACAGCACGGCCTTCACGCCCCGGCCCTTCAGCGAGGCGTGCATGCCCTCGGCGGCCTTGCGCGTGGCGCAATAGATGATGCCGCTGCCCCCCCGGGCCGCGAGCTGGGCGCACCCCTGCCGCTTCTCCTCGTCCCCGCCGACGCTCATCACCTCCAGGAAGAGGTTGGGCCGGTCGAAGCCCTGCGCGAACACCTGCGGCTCCTTCATCAGCAGGACGCGGATGATGTCGTCGCGCACCTCCGGGGTGGCCGTGGCGGTGAGCGCCATCGTGCGGGGCGGACGCAGGCGCTTGCGCACCTGGCCGAGCTGCGCGTAGTCCGGCCGGAAGTCATGGCCCCACTGCGAGATGCAGTGCGCCTCGTCCACGGCGAGCAGGTCCACCCCAATGCCGGCCAGCGTGTCCAGGAAGCCCGTGCTGCGCAGCCGCTCCGGGGCCACGTAGAGCAGCCGGTACTCCCGGGCGCGCAGCTTCCGCATCCGCTCCGCTCGCTCCAGGTCCGACAGGGAGGAGTTGAGGAAGGTGGCGGCAATGCCCTTGGCGGTGAGCTGCTCCACCTGGTCCTTCATCAGCGCGATGAGCGGGGAGATGACGAGCGTCAGGCCGGGCAACAGCAGGGCCGGCAGCTGGTAGCAGAGGCTCTTGCCTGCCCCCGTGGGCATCACCACCACGGTGTTGCGCTTGCTGAGCACGGAGTTGATGACCTCCGCCTGCCCCGGCCGGAACTCGGACAGTCCGAAATGGCGGACCAGTCCTTCCTGGGCTTCCACGAAATGGGGCAGATCCTCCGGCAGCATCCGCCGCATATTCACTGTTCCCTTCGAGCCGTCAACGGAGGAGCGGGGCTACCCTCCAGGTTGAGCCCGGGGGGAGCAGGAACAGCCCGGCGAGCCCGGACTTCAGCGACCTCCCGCGCCATGCGGGCCCTCAGCTCGGGGTCCAGCCGGCCATCCACCACCACGTCCCCCTCCCGCGCTTCGCGGGGCAGGGTGGCGCGGTCCACGCTCCGGGCCCGCCCCGTGTCCAGCTCCACCACTTGGGCCCGCGTCTCCTCCAGCACCTCCACCTGCCAGCCGCCGCTTCCGATGATCGCCGCCATCAGCCATGCTCTCCCACCACGTTCCATCGAGTCCTGCCCTCCAGGTCCGGCAGCAGCCCGCGCTCCAGCAGCGACACGTACGCGCCGTCGCCCAGCACCAGGTGGTCCAGGACCTTGATGCCCAGGAGCTGTCCCGCCTCGGCCAACTGCACGGTGAGGCTCACGTCCTGCGCCGAGGGCTCCGGGTCTCCCGAGGGGTGGTTGTGCGCGAACACGAGCGCGCTGGCCTTCAGGTGGAGCGCGGCGGCGTACACCTCGCGCGGATCCACCAGGCACGTGTCCAGGGTCCCCTCGGCCACGCGCACGTCCGCCAGCAGCACGTTGCGCGGGTTGAAGCACAGGACGTGGAAAACCTCCCGCCGCAGCGCGCTCAGGGACGGGGCCAGGTACGTGTGAATCTCCCGCGGCGTCCGCAGCCGGGGGCGCCGCTCCGTGGCCCGCTGGGCACGCCGGCCGAACTCCAGCGCCGCGAGCACCTGCGCCGCCCGCACGGGCCCCAGCCCGGACCGTGCACACAGGTGCAGCGGATCCATGTGGAGCAGGGCCTTGAGGCCCCCGCGCCCGGAGACCAGCGCCTCGGCGAGGTGCTTCGCCCGCGTGCCCGGCACCAGGAGCACCGAGAGAAGCTCTGGATCGGTGAGGGCCGAGGCCCCCAGCCGGAAGAGGCGCTCCCGCACCTCCTCCAGCCCTGAACGCCGTGCCCTCACCGACCCTTCGCCCGCGGATGCCTCCACCGCCACACTCCCCATCGCCGCCACCCGTTCCATCCCGCCCGCCCTCCGCGCCAGAAGGGCATAGCAACCCACGTGCCAGGCCCTATCCCCTCGGTAGAGCGGCGCGCACCCATCCCATGGGGTGGGCAAACCGTCCCGTTTCGAGACGGTCTCAGTCCGGGTTCAGACGCTCCGCGAGCAGGGGCAGCACTTCGCCCGCGCGGGCCTCCAGCACCACGTTCGCCAGCTCAGCCCCCCGGCACTCGCCGATGTTGATGAGCGCGATGGGCATGCGCCGCTCGGAGGCCCGGGTCACGAAGCGGTAGCCGGAGAAGATGGCCAGGGAGGAGCCCACCACCAGCAACACGTCCGCCTCCTCCAGGAGCGCGAACGCGGCCTCCACCGTGGGGCGGGGGACGTTGTCCCCGAAGAACACCACATCGGGCTTCAGGGGCCCGTCACAGTGCAGGCAGTCCGCCACCTGGAACGTGTGCAGGGCCTCGGAGGACAGGTCGGCGTCGCCATCGGGCCGGAACTCCACCACGTGCTCCAGGAAGCCTGGGTTGAGCGCGAGCAGCCGCTGCTGCAGGGACGCCCGGGCCTCCAGCGCGCGGCAGCTCAGACACCGCACGTCCGCCAGCGCCCCATGCAGCTCGATGACGCGCGTGCTCCCGGCGGCATGGTGCAGCCGGTCCACGTTCTGGGTGATGAGGCCCTGCACGTGCCCGCTCCGCTCCAGCGAGGCCAGCGCCTGGTGCGCGGCATTGGGCTGGGCCGAGGAGAACCGGGGCCAGCCCAGCAGGCTCCGGGCCCAGTACCGCGCCCGGATCTCGGCCCGATCCAGGAACTCCCGGTGCTGGATGGGGTTGCGCGCCCGGGCCCGGGTTCCGGGGCCCCGGTAGTCTGGAATTCCCGACTCGGTGCTGCACCCGGCGCCGGTGAGCACGGCGGTGCGGCGGCCTCGCATCAGGTGAACCAGGGCCTCCACCTCGGAGGGCGCGGAAGCGGGACATGGGGGCACGGGGAGTGCGGACATGGCCAGAACCTAATAGCGCCCCGGTTCCTCTCTCGCAGGATCGGCTGGCGCCGGCGGGAGGCCGCCTCGGCGGGCCCCCAGGCAGCCAAGAGGGGACTCCCCGTGGCTCAGCGCGTCACCGAGACCGAGACGCTCCCCAGCCCCTCGACGGTGAGGCGGACCTCGTCCCCGGGCTGGAGCATGTGGGCAGCGGTGGCCGCGCCCGCGAGCACGATGCTGCCGGCGGGCAGCGCCTCCCCCGTCTCCGCGAGCAGCTCACAGAGCTGGACGACGGACAGGAGCGGGTCGCCCGAGATGGCGCTGGAGAGCGCCGACTGCACGGTGGCGCCGTTCACCTCCATGGACATCCCGAGCTGGGCCAGCGCCAGCTCCCGGGGAGGCCGCTCGAGCGTGCCCAGCACGAACATCGAGGACGAGGAGTTGTCCGCCACCACGTCCGGCAGGGAGAAGTATTTGAAGTCGAGGTAGCGCGAATCGAGGATCTCCATCGCCGCGAACACGCTCGCGCACGCCTCGAGCGCCTCCTCCCGGGAGATGCGCCCGCGCAGCTCGCGCGAGGTGCGGAAGGCGACCTCCGGCTCAATCTTGGGATGGATGAAGCCCTGCAGCCGGAAGACGCCGCCGGCGGGCACCTGCATCGGCTCGGTGAGCACCCCGTAGACCGGCGAGTCCAGGTTCATCTGCTTGCGCTTGGCCTCGGAGGTCAGCCCCATCTTGAGGCCGATGACGCGCTCGCCGCGCGCGAGGCGCAGGCGGATGCCCTCGGCCTGAACGGCATAGGCGTCCTTCAGCGTCAGGTCCGGCTGGGACCGGGTGAGGGGCGGGATGGGCTGGGCCTCGAGCCGGGCGCGGTCCAGCACGCGGGCCAGCTCCGGGTGATTCGTCATGGGCATGGGTGGGCTCCCTCGGACGCCCGGCAGCTTCGAGGCCGTACGCGGGCGAGGCAAGGGGCATCTGCTTGCTATGTGAAACCCTGGGCGGACGGCGGTGGGCCGGGGCATTTCACCGTGTTATTCGAGGCACAAGGTCTCCCAGGAGGGTGCCAGCGTGCAGAAGGTCCTCAACTACATCGGTGGGGAGCTGGTCCCTCCCACCTCCAACCAGTGGCTCGACAAGCCCGAGCCGGCCACGGCCGAGCTGTACGCCCACGTGCCGGACTCGGACGAGACGGACGTGCAGCGCGCCGTCGAGGCCGCCACGAATGCCTTCCCCGCCTGGTCCGCCATGCCCGCGGTGGAGCGGGCCCGGCTGCTGCGCCGCATGGCGGGCACGATCCAAGCCCGCATGGAGGCCTTCGCCCGCGCCGAGTCCATCGACACGGGCAAGCCGCTCTCGGTGGCCACCAGCGTGGACATCCCGCGCAGCATCCTCAACCTGGAGTTCTTCGCCGACGCGGTGACGCAGTTCTCCAGCGAGGCCCACGCCACGGACTCGGTGGCGCTCAACTACACCCTGCGCGCGCCGCTGGGGGTGGTGGGGTGCATCTCGCCCTGGAACCTGCCGCTCTACCTCTTCACCTGGAAGATTGCCCCCGCGCTGGCCATCGGCAACTGCGTGGTGGCCAAGCCCTCCGAGGTGACGCCCATGACGGCCTTCCTCCTGGCGCAGGTGTGCCGGGAGGTGGGGCTGCCGCCAGGGGTGCTCAACATCGTGCACGGGCTGGGGGCCAAGGTGGGCGCGGCCCTGAGCCGCCACCCGGACATCGCGGCCCTCTCCTTCACGGGCAGCACGCGCACGGGGGCGGAGATCGCCCGGACCGCGGCGCCCCTCTTCAAGAAGCTCTCGCTGGAGATGGGGGGCAAGAACCCCAACGTCATCTTCGCGGACTGCGACTTCGACGAGGCGCTGGCCACCACCGTCCGCTCCTCCTTCTCCAACCAGGGGCAGATCTGCCTCTGCGGCCCCCGCATCTTCGTGCAGGCCCCGATCTACGAGCGCTTCAAGGAGGCGCTGGTGGCGCGCACGCGGGCCCTGAAGGTGGGAGACCCGCTGGAGCCGGGGACGGAGCAGGGGGCGCTCGTCTCCCAGCAGCACTTCGAGAAGGTGATGGGCTACATCGACCTGGCCGTCCAGGAGGGCGGCCGGCTCCTCACCGGAGGCCGGCACGCGAAGCTGGACGGGCGGTGCCGCAACGGGTGGTTCGTGGAGCCCACGCTCGTGGAGGGGCTGGGGCCGGAGTGCCGCACCAACCAGGAGGAGATTTTTGGCCCGGTGGCCAGCCTCATCCCGTTCGAGCGCGAGGAGGAGGTGCTCGCCTGGGCCAACTCCACCCGCTACGGGCTGGCGGCGAGCGTGTGGACGAAGGACCTGAGCCGGGCGCACCGCTTCGCCGCGAAGCTGCACAGCGGCATCGTCTGGGTGAACTGCTGGATGCTGAGGGACTTGCGGACGCCCTTCGGCGGGGTGAAGGACTCCGGGGTGGGGCGGGAGGGAGGCCACGAGGTGCTGCGCTTCTTCACCGAGCCCAAGAACGTGTGCGTGAAACTATGAGCCAGGACGAGAGAATCGAGTCGAAGCGGGCCCCGGAGCCGGTGGGCCTCTATCCGCACGCGCGGCGGGTGGGCAACCTCCTGTTCCTGTCGGGGGTGGGCCCCCGCGAGCGCGGCACGAAGAAGATCCCCGGCGTCGAGCTGGACGGGGAGGGCAACATCGTCTCCTACGACATCGAGGCGCAGTGCCACTCGGTGTTCCGCAACGTGCGCTACATCCTGGAGGAGGCGGGCTCCTCGTGGGACCGGCTGGTGGACGTCACGGTGTACCTGACGAACATGAAGGCGGACTTTCCCACCTACAACCGGCTGTGGGCCGAGTACTTCCAGGGCAACCCGCCCTGCCGCACCACGCTGGAGATCAACCGGCTGCCCACGCCGATCGCCATCGAACTCAAGTGCATTGCCACCCTGGGGGACTGAGCCATGGGACGCCTGCAACCCATCAACTTCAAGAAGTGGATCGACGAGCACCGCCACCTGCTCAAGCCGCCCGTGGGCAACCAACTGGTCTGGGAGGACCGGGAGTTCATCGTGATGGTGGTGGGCGGGCCGAACGCGCGCACGGACTTCCACATCAACGAGGGCGAGGAGTTCTTCTACCAGGTGGAGGGGGACATCACCCTGCGCATCATGGAGGACGGCAAGCCCCAGGACATCCCCATCCGCGAGGGGGACATCTTCCTGCTGCCCCCGAAGGTGCCGCACTCGCCGCAGCGGCCCGCGGGGACGGTGGGGCTCGTCATGGAGCGCAGGCGGCGGCCCGAGGAGCAGGATGGCTTCGCGTGGTTCTGCCCCCGGTGTGACGCCAAGCTGTACGAGGAGACGCTGCACGTCACCCACCTCGTCACGCAGCTTCCCCCCGTGTTCGACCGCTTCTTCGGCACGCCGGAGAACTGCACCTGCAAGCAGTGCGGTTTCCAGGCCACCCGGGGCGGGGGCAAGTGAAGATCGACATCCACACCCACCTGCTGCCGGCCGAGCTGCCGCGCTTCGCCGAACGCTATGGCTATGGCGGGTTCATCACCCTGGAGCACCACCAGCCGTGCCGGGCGCGGATGATGCGGGATGACGGGAAGTTCTTCCGCGAAATCGAGAGCAACTGCTGGGACCCGGCGCGCCGCCTGGCCGAGTGCGATGCCGCGGGCGTCAGCGTCCAGGTGCTCTCCACGGTGCCGGTGATGTTCAGCTACTGGGCGAAGCCGGAGCACGGGCTGGACCTGTCCCGCTTCCTGAATGACCACCTGGCCTCGGTGGTGCGGACGAACCCGCGCCGTTTCGCGGGGCTGGGAACGGTGCCCTTGCAGGATGTGCCCAGGGCCATCGGGGAGCTGGAGCGCTGCGTGCGCGAACTGGGGCTCGCGGGGGTGCAGATCGGCTCCCACGTGAACGGCACCAACCTGGGGGATGCCTCGCTCTTTCCCTTCTTCGAGGCGGCGGCGGCGCTGGGGGCGGCGGTGTTCGTCCACCCGTGGGACATGCTGGGCGGGGCGCGGCTGGAGAAGTACTGGCTGCCGTGGCTCGTGGGCATGCCCGCCGAGGTGGCCATCGCGCTCTCCACGCTCATCTTCTCGGGGACGCTGGAGCGGCTGCCTACGCTGCGGCTCGCCTTCGCCCACGGAGGCGGCTCCTTCCCGGGGACGATTGGCCGGCTCCAGCATGGCTTCGAGGCGCGGCCGGACCTGGTGGCCGTGGACAACCCGGTGCCGCCGCGGGACTACCTGGGGCGCTTCTGGGTGGACTCGCTGGTACACGACGCGGACGTGCTGCGCCTCATCCTCCGGCTGCTGGGTCCGGAGAAGGTGGCGCTGGGCAGTGACTACCCGTTCCCGCTGGGGGAGGAGCGTCCGGGCACGCTGCTCGAATCCCTGACGGAGCTGGATGCCGCCACGCGCGAGCGGCTGCTGTGGCGCAACGCCCTCGAATGGCTCGGGCGCACCCGGGAGGACTTTGGCTCATGACGGAGGCTTCGATGCGTTTCGAGGAAGGGGAGGCGTTCGCGAGGAGGATGGACGCCGAGGACCCCCTGCGCGCGTTCCGGGAGGAGTTCCTCTTTCCTCAGAGCCCCCAGGGAGGGCCCCTGGTCTACCTGGCGGGAAACTCGCTGGGGCTTCAGCCGCGCCGGACAAAGCAGTACGTCCAGGAGGAGCTGGAGGACTGGGCGCGGCTGGGCGTGGAGGGCCACTTCCATGCGCGCCACCCCTGGCTGCCGTACCACGAGAACCTGACCGGACAGACGGCGCGGCTCGTGGGAGCGCTGCCCTCCGAAGTGGTGGTGATGAACACCCTCTCGGTGAACCTC from Stigmatella aurantiaca encodes:
- a CDS encoding RecQ family ATP-dependent DNA helicase, with product MRRMLPEDLPHFVEAQEGLVRHFGLSEFRPGQAEVINSVLSKRNTVVVMPTGAGKSLCYQLPALLLPGLTLVISPLIALMKDQVEQLTAKGIAATFLNSSLSDLERAERMRKLRAREYRLLYVAPERLRSTGFLDTLAGIGVDLLAVDEAHCISQWGHDFRPDYAQLGQVRKRLRPPRTMALTATATPEVRDDIIRVLLMKEPQVFAQGFDRPNLFLEVMSVGGDEEKRQGCAQLAARGGSGIIYCATRKAAEGMHASLKGRGVKAVLYHAGMEDEARQRAQEDFMSAQEGVAVATNAFGMGIDKPDIRFVAHANIPRAVEAYYQEIGRAGRDGQPATAVLMFNHADVYTQERLIEGNHPSDVVLADIWNVLRNVPEFDKGVGVLAGMVGTSEFEVSAALRIFERAGKVERGSRGEGEYGLTLTDKAATAQPHAAESQQLLQSLLASFPAGRSVTTELMVLSRRTGLSLEQVRHALGLLEKAGAVKVRRPFSGRTIRALEQVPFLELGVDLSRMREQERLSLLLLKRMTDYAYTKRCRRAFILGYFGQTDLETSCGNCDVCTGARMSRTAPLSRPEAPAGGAANYSELAATELRRWRKALAKDLEVPPFIIFNDATLLGLAAALPTDRDSFLAVKGTGESRWERFGPKVVEICLMARAAGHEPVAAAVPPRVRRRRE
- the radC gene encoding RadC family protein is translated as MERVAAMGSVAVEASAGEGSVRARRSGLEEVRERLFRLGASALTDPELLSVLLVPGTRAKHLAEALVSGRGGLKALLHMDPLHLCARSGLGPVRAAQVLAALEFGRRAQRATERRPRLRTPREIHTYLAPSLSALRREVFHVLCFNPRNVLLADVRVAEGTLDTCLVDPREVYAAALHLKASALVFAHNHPSGDPEPSAQDVSLTVQLAEAGQLLGIKVLDHLVLGDGAYVSLLERGLLPDLEGRTRWNVVGEHG
- a CDS encoding NAD-dependent protein deacetylase, with translation MSALPVPPCPASAPSEVEALVHLMRGRRTAVLTGAGCSTESGIPDYRGPGTRARARNPIQHREFLDRAEIRARYWARSLLGWPRFSSAQPNAAHQALASLERSGHVQGLITQNVDRLHHAAGSTRVIELHGALADVRCLSCRALEARASLQQRLLALNPGFLEHVVEFRPDGDADLSSEALHTFQVADCLHCDGPLKPDVVFFGDNVPRPTVEAAFALLEEADVLLVVGSSLAIFSGYRFVTRASERRMPIALINIGECRGAELANVVLEARAGEVLPLLAERLNPD
- a CDS encoding 2-keto-4-pentenoate hydratase; amino-acid sequence: MPMTNHPELARVLDRARLEAQPIPPLTRSQPDLTLKDAYAVQAEGIRLRLARGERVIGLKMGLTSEAKRKQMNLDSPVYGVLTEPMQVPAGGVFRLQGFIHPKIEPEVAFRTSRELRGRISREEALEACASVFAAMEILDSRYLDFKYFSLPDVVADNSSSSMFVLGTLERPPRELALAQLGMSMEVNGATVQSALSSAISGDPLLSVVQLCELLAETGEALPAGSIVLAGAATAAHMLQPGDEVRLTVEGLGSVSVSVTR
- a CDS encoding aldehyde dehydrogenase, yielding MQKVLNYIGGELVPPTSNQWLDKPEPATAELYAHVPDSDETDVQRAVEAATNAFPAWSAMPAVERARLLRRMAGTIQARMEAFARAESIDTGKPLSVATSVDIPRSILNLEFFADAVTQFSSEAHATDSVALNYTLRAPLGVVGCISPWNLPLYLFTWKIAPALAIGNCVVAKPSEVTPMTAFLLAQVCREVGLPPGVLNIVHGLGAKVGAALSRHPDIAALSFTGSTRTGAEIARTAAPLFKKLSLEMGGKNPNVIFADCDFDEALATTVRSSFSNQGQICLCGPRIFVQAPIYERFKEALVARTRALKVGDPLEPGTEQGALVSQQHFEKVMGYIDLAVQEGGRLLTGGRHAKLDGRCRNGWFVEPTLVEGLGPECRTNQEEIFGPVASLIPFEREEEVLAWANSTRYGLAASVWTKDLSRAHRFAAKLHSGIVWVNCWMLRDLRTPFGGVKDSGVGREGGHEVLRFFTEPKNVCVKL
- a CDS encoding RidA family protein, with the protein product MSQDERIESKRAPEPVGLYPHARRVGNLLFLSGVGPRERGTKKIPGVELDGEGNIVSYDIEAQCHSVFRNVRYILEEAGSSWDRLVDVTVYLTNMKADFPTYNRLWAEYFQGNPPCRTTLEINRLPTPIAIELKCIATLGD
- the nbaC gene encoding 3-hydroxyanthranilate 3,4-dioxygenase — protein: MGRLQPINFKKWIDEHRHLLKPPVGNQLVWEDREFIVMVVGGPNARTDFHINEGEEFFYQVEGDITLRIMEDGKPQDIPIREGDIFLLPPKVPHSPQRPAGTVGLVMERRRRPEEQDGFAWFCPRCDAKLYEETLHVTHLVTQLPPVFDRFFGTPENCTCKQCGFQATRGGGK
- a CDS encoding amidohydrolase family protein yields the protein MKIDIHTHLLPAELPRFAERYGYGGFITLEHHQPCRARMMRDDGKFFREIESNCWDPARRLAECDAAGVSVQVLSTVPVMFSYWAKPEHGLDLSRFLNDHLASVVRTNPRRFAGLGTVPLQDVPRAIGELERCVRELGLAGVQIGSHVNGTNLGDASLFPFFEAAAALGAAVFVHPWDMLGGARLEKYWLPWLVGMPAEVAIALSTLIFSGTLERLPTLRLAFAHGGGSFPGTIGRLQHGFEARPDLVAVDNPVPPRDYLGRFWVDSLVHDADVLRLILRLLGPEKVALGSDYPFPLGEERPGTLLESLTELDAATRERLLWRNALEWLGRTREDFGS